Below is a genomic region from Cotesia glomerata isolate CgM1 linkage group LG5, MPM_Cglom_v2.3, whole genome shotgun sequence.
tcaatcaCTGTTTAAATACCTTTTTATAACGCGTTATTATTTCAGTTTCAATACGCATGCGTTGcgttttttgatttaatttctttgaaattttttgtttttcttacCTGCTGATggttttcataaattaatgaaaaccGCGTTGGTGATTGAAGAATAATTACCGAGTGTTGATACAGAACGAAAAAAGTTATTCTGCCGTGtaaagtatttaatatttagaaatatttgatttaagaattaattttttaaattaacaattgaatatatgaaaataaagtttccattttttttaaataatttttcagattaaatCAGACTAAGATTTGTTTTAGCAACacaaatttataatgtaaagagtaaacttatttattgttgttgtatgaaaactgtaaatttacatcaattcattatttatccaattataaaagtagaaaaatatcaataatctaATTAAATAAGTATTGGCAATATGAAAACTAATTAACTTTAtatccaaaaaaactacaatttATCCAGAAGCATCCTGGTCTTCAATAAACTTTTGAAGCAGCGATTTATCCAGAGGAATATCCAGATACTCAGCACCATCAACATTGCGCTTGGTCTTGACAAGTTTGTGATCAAGAAACTCTGTCAGCTGAGCGCGTAGAGCAATATCCGAGCTGACGAGGAACCTCTCTCGAGCACTGCGGTACAAGTCCTTGAAAGCCATGCCATGATAGAAAGTATTCTTAGCATTCTCAATCTGGTACTTGACAAGAATTGTATAAATCGCTTTTGCATTGGTCGTCAAAGACGCGAATACATTTCTTAGAGAAGACAGAGCAAGAGCTCCACTGCGCTGCACCAGGAGTGAGCTCTCATAAGAAGTTTCTGCTTCGTACGGCAACAGAGTCGTAGTGTCCCACCAGTAGAAATTGTACCTGGCTCGCTTGACGTTGTCCCATAGCATTGGAGCGTTTATGTGATCAACAGATGCTACCATCCTTACATTCGCGATGGCTGCGAGTCGCGAGAGCATATCCTGGGATTTGTTTGACCTCAACATCGCACCATCAATGTTATGGACCAGCAAATACAAACGATCATCAGGATTCTTCTTCATCGTGCTCTCGATTATCGTGAAGCAATCGTTTATGTTTGAAGGACACTCTAACTCTAGAAGCTCCGTTATTATTCCTTCGAGTATGTCTTTTATAGTCAGACTGGGAAAGAAACCGTTTATTACTAACGTCGGGTGCTCGGATAATATTTCCTGGTGAAAATCGTTTATCAGATTTCTTTTGGAGCCCAATCCGTGTAGTAGTAAACTGTAACCTTCTCTATAAcatttaaagtaaataaaatatattattcagaatttattctttaattaaagaataagttataagttaatttaattaatattttttacttatttgaCGTCCAGATCTTATTGCTTGCATTTTAATGTctataaaagttttttgctTTTATATCCACTGatgttatttcataaatttatattaattataaattttggaaacacaaatttttggttaaaaaaaaaaaccactatTTTCTTCTGATAAAATtacttcgataaaaaaaatcaatattctATCATGAGTCTGGTGATAGTCGAATTTTATTACtgtttagtaaaaattaactatacttttataattaaagtatttgAGCCGcgttaaaataatcaaatatttatagtttagCTATGAATATTTTCTGAGTAATTTGCTTTAAGCTCTCTTCgtatatttaataatcaaagaataaaatttatgcatTTATGTCAGCATTAAAAATTGTTcaggtaaattttatttaaagcatAAAAGTACTTACTCAAGTATGCGATACCACATGGGAAATAAACTTCTATAATTATCCAAAAGTTCTTGAATTCCTTCTAAATGTTTTcttgatatataatttttatcttttagcAACTCTTGGAGCTTTTCCTCattcatttttggattttttaattttcccaGCGTGTGATCTGAAGTGAGAGCTTTCTCTGATTGAGTTTCAAAGTACTCGTCTGTCTTGAGATGCTGTAATTtagaaaatcataaaaaattaatttgtttgaataaaaaaaattaaaattattgtaattagcTTACGTAATCACGATAAACAATAGTATTCTTAGATTTTCCACGCCTGCAAGGAGTGATTGgagtctgaatttttttagcaaCTCTCtggttttttttcggtgtaacATTTCCAGCATTATTCTCCACATCTGACTGATTGCTGGCATCAGAATCAATAGTGCCATCATTACACTCCTCTTCATCGTCACTGTCAGAAGG
It encodes:
- the LOC123265104 gene encoding origin recognition complex subunit 2 — its product is MSEKNLRRSRRLQQPVNYLSEYVDLSPVKNKRKNSQTETHDVVDKEEQKNLLPEELEKELAGIDEEVQRSTILFDDKDVSGNRIYGFQTPVKKNAMTEKAKQSQTLRTPASVSKNLMSVRVLAEKIDELSPAKVRSAVKKRQVHFDSESESVTEGSEYEPSDSDDEEECNDGTIDSDASNQSDVENNAGNVTPKKNQRVAKKIQTPITPCRRGKSKNTIVYRDYHLKTDEYFETQSEKALTSDHTLGKLKNPKMNEEKLQELLKDKNYISRKHLEGIQELLDNYRSLFPMWYRILEEGYSLLLHGLGSKRNLINDFHQEILSEHPTLVINGFFPSLTIKDILEGIITELLELECPSNINDCFTIIESTMKKNPDDRLYLLVHNIDGAMLRSNKSQDMLSRLAAIANVRMVASVDHINAPMLWDNVKRARYNFYWWDTTTLLPYEAETSYESSLLVQRSGALALSSLRNVFASLTTNAKAIYTILVKYQIENAKNTFYHGMAFKDLYRSARERFLVSSDIALRAQLTEFLDHKLVKTKRNVDGAEYLDIPLDKSLLQKFIEDQDASG